Proteins from a genomic interval of Rhizobium rhododendri:
- a CDS encoding flavin reductase — translation MEDVSPQVFRDAMAKMGAAVNIITTDGPAGKAGFAATAVCSVTDSPATLLICLNRTASVFNAVMGNKALCVNVLTAGHEGLSGLFGGKTPVEQRFAAANWHYGVTGAPVLEDAMVSFECVLTDMVDVGTHRVLFCSVKAIRESAAEKALVYYKRAYHHLGA, via the coding sequence ATTGAAGACGTAAGCCCGCAGGTCTTTCGCGACGCAATGGCGAAGATGGGCGCGGCCGTGAACATCATCACGACGGATGGTCCGGCCGGCAAGGCAGGCTTTGCAGCGACCGCTGTCTGCAGCGTCACCGACAGCCCCGCCACCTTGCTCATCTGTCTCAACCGGACGGCGTCGGTATTCAATGCGGTCATGGGCAACAAGGCGCTCTGCGTCAATGTCCTGACCGCCGGGCACGAAGGGCTTTCAGGCCTGTTTGGCGGCAAGACCCCCGTCGAACAGCGCTTTGCCGCAGCCAACTGGCACTATGGGGTTACGGGCGCTCCGGTGCTGGAGGATGCCATGGTATCGTTCGAATGCGTGCTCACCGACATGGTCGATGTCGGCACCCACCGGGTGCTGTTCTGCTCGGTAAAGGCTATCCGCGAAAGCGCTGCGGAAAAGGCGCTGGTCTACTACAAGCGTGCCTACCACCATCTCGGCGCCTGA
- a CDS encoding SMP-30/gluconolactonase/LRE family protein, producing MFGEIEGSGFEVIDPQFEACFVGHARVERLWTGGRWLEGPAWFAPGRYLVFSDIPNNRMMRYDEASGQTSVFRSPSNNSNGNTVDNEGRLVTCEHLTRRVTRTDFDGKITVIADQVDGKRLNSPNDVTVKSDGTIWFTDPTYGILTDYEGDYGEEEIGGCHVYCHDPQTGTRRVAADFVKPNGLAFSPDESILYVSDTGVSHLSGGPRHIRKLAVSADGRLENIGVFAECTSGLFDGFRVDRRGRIWASASDGVHVYDSDGNLIGKVRIPEGVSNLTFGGPKGNRLFITGTTSLYAVYVTANGVKLG from the coding sequence ATGTTTGGTGAAATCGAAGGCAGCGGCTTTGAAGTTATCGATCCTCAATTCGAGGCCTGCTTTGTCGGCCATGCGCGGGTCGAGCGGCTCTGGACAGGAGGCCGCTGGCTGGAGGGGCCTGCCTGGTTTGCCCCCGGACGTTACCTGGTGTTCTCCGACATTCCGAACAATCGGATGATGCGCTACGATGAAGCCAGCGGTCAGACCTCCGTATTTCGGTCGCCATCGAACAATTCCAACGGCAATACCGTCGACAACGAAGGTCGGCTCGTGACCTGCGAGCATCTGACGCGACGGGTCACCCGGACGGATTTCGACGGCAAGATTACTGTCATCGCCGATCAGGTCGACGGCAAGCGTCTGAATTCTCCGAACGATGTGACCGTGAAGTCGGATGGCACGATCTGGTTCACCGATCCGACCTACGGCATCCTGACCGATTACGAAGGTGATTATGGCGAGGAGGAGATCGGCGGTTGCCATGTCTATTGCCATGATCCGCAGACCGGAACGCGTCGTGTCGCCGCCGATTTCGTCAAGCCGAACGGGCTGGCATTCTCGCCGGACGAATCCATTCTCTACGTTTCCGACACCGGCGTTTCGCATCTCAGCGGCGGACCGCGTCATATCCGTAAACTTGCCGTATCCGCCGATGGCAGGCTCGAAAATATCGGCGTCTTTGCAGAGTGCACGTCAGGTCTGTTCGACGGCTTCAGGGTCGATCGCAGGGGCCGTATCTGGGCCAGTGCGAGTGACGGCGTTCACGTCTACGATTCCGACGGCAACCTGATCGGCAAGGTCCGGATCCCCGAAGGCGTGTCCAACCTCACCTTCGGCGGTCCGAAAGGCAATCGGCTGTTCATCACCGGAACAACATCGCTATACGCGGTCTACGTGACGGCGAACGGAGTGAAACTGGGCTGA
- a CDS encoding sugar ABC transporter ATP-binding protein: protein MVENAVLTMNNISMRFGSYYALKGVSLSIRRGEVFGLLGQNGSGKSTMIKVLAGFHQPEEGSEVILWGQKMSLPLDPMAIKKRGVAFVHQHLGLVPSLTVLENMRVTALGQKTPWFVNWKKEAAAISRLFSEFDLSIDPFQTVANLAPVERAFVAIIRAFEDLRASDAGYGGEGILVLDEPTPFLPADDVLRLFALIRSIVKTGASVVIVTHDIDEVRDITDRVAVLRDGELVDILDTRTSQRQSILDTIVGSRIDAFEKKRMARTGVPVAVSVRGISNGTSAPFDFEIREGETLGVTGLIGSGFAALPYLLYGARRGSGEITIGGKSAKVSAVTPLAAQKLGIAFLPGDRLGAAGIGTLPVTDNITLPMLDGLTRPYGLDRPGMTRAAAALVQSYDVRPANPHLPLGSLSGGNQQKVLLAKWLQTKPKLLMLDEPTQGVDFGARQQIFRALDRAAADGTAILCASTDNEQLEQICDRIIVFSRGRPVIELKGAEISRKAITEACFHSHDAEAAE from the coding sequence ATGGTCGAAAATGCCGTCCTCACCATGAACAACATCAGTATGCGCTTCGGCAGCTACTATGCGCTCAAGGGTGTTTCGCTGTCGATACGGCGGGGCGAGGTATTCGGCCTTCTCGGCCAGAACGGCTCCGGCAAATCCACCATGATCAAGGTGCTGGCCGGCTTTCACCAGCCGGAAGAGGGCAGCGAGGTCATCCTCTGGGGGCAGAAAATGTCTCTGCCGCTCGATCCGATGGCGATCAAGAAGCGAGGAGTAGCTTTCGTCCACCAGCACCTCGGTCTCGTGCCATCCCTGACGGTGCTCGAGAATATGCGGGTCACAGCGCTTGGCCAGAAGACGCCTTGGTTCGTCAACTGGAAGAAGGAAGCAGCCGCCATCTCCAGGCTGTTTTCCGAATTCGACCTGTCGATCGATCCGTTCCAGACGGTGGCGAACCTTGCGCCGGTGGAGCGGGCCTTTGTCGCCATCATCCGTGCGTTCGAGGACCTCAGGGCGTCCGATGCCGGCTATGGCGGCGAAGGCATCCTGGTCCTCGACGAACCGACGCCATTCCTGCCGGCCGACGACGTGCTGCGACTTTTTGCGCTGATCCGCTCCATCGTCAAGACCGGCGCCTCCGTCGTCATCGTCACGCATGATATCGACGAGGTCCGAGATATCACCGACCGTGTCGCGGTGCTGCGCGACGGAGAGCTGGTCGATATCCTCGATACCCGTACATCACAGCGGCAGTCTATCCTCGACACCATCGTCGGCTCGCGGATCGACGCGTTCGAAAAGAAGCGCATGGCCAGGACAGGCGTGCCGGTGGCGGTCAGCGTGCGCGGTATTTCCAATGGCACCAGCGCACCTTTCGATTTCGAGATCCGGGAGGGCGAGACGCTGGGTGTGACTGGCCTGATCGGCTCCGGCTTTGCAGCCCTCCCCTACCTGCTCTATGGTGCGAGACGGGGCAGCGGTGAAATCACCATCGGGGGCAAATCGGCGAAGGTCAGCGCGGTGACGCCGCTTGCTGCGCAGAAGCTGGGCATCGCCTTCCTGCCCGGAGATCGCCTGGGTGCTGCCGGCATCGGCACACTGCCGGTGACCGACAATATCACGCTCCCCATGCTGGATGGCCTCACCAGGCCTTACGGACTCGATCGTCCCGGAATGACGCGTGCAGCGGCAGCGCTCGTCCAGAGTTACGACGTCAGGCCAGCCAATCCGCATCTCCCGCTCGGCTCGCTGTCCGGAGGTAATCAGCAAAAGGTGCTGCTGGCCAAATGGCTGCAGACTAAGCCGAAGCTTCTGATGCTCGACGAACCGACGCAGGGCGTCGATTTCGGCGCTCGCCAGCAGATTTTCAGGGCGCTGGACCGGGCGGCGGCGGATGGCACGGCGATACTTTGCGCCTCGACCGACAATGAACAACTCGAACAGATCTGCGACCGCATCATCGTCTTTTCGCGCGGTCGCCCGGTGATCGAACTCAAGGGCGCCGAGATCAGCCGCAAGGCAATCACCGAAGCCTGTTTCCACAGCCATGACGCGGAGGCCGCAGAATGA
- a CDS encoding amidase, translated as MSLDNPTTLKEAAEAILAGRITSVEMTTAALARAKSSHERLNAFIEIEEGPVLEAARAADVALAAGRTVGPLHGVPLAHKDMYDRAGFVTGCGSKIRKGHVATSTSTVMQRLQAAGALSIGRLNMSEFAMGPTGHNFHHGRALNPIDAARITGGSSSGSGSAVGGGVVLAALGSDTGGSIRLPAACCGTVGIKPTQGRVSRHGAMPLSFSQDCVGPLARSVADAYLLLQLIAGPDGHDTTCMDADKPGALLSDLSSLRIGIAGGPFADGLESDVAGGMETAIRALSPDVAGIAAAPLPDLSAIAELANAVAMAEAGTVHFDWMRERPEDYGPQIRMRLSQSLAIPAPIYLRALQMRSVMLREFLETTFAGIDVLIAPTMPFIPPLSSEVDVGTSPTMNAVVSAMTAFTRPFSYLGLPVVTVPVSMSAGGLPIALQIVARPWREDLAASVALRLERAVGLTAFTDPSLARPAA; from the coding sequence ATGAGCCTCGATAACCCGACCACGCTCAAGGAGGCTGCGGAGGCGATCCTCGCCGGCCGGATTACTTCCGTCGAGATGACAACCGCCGCACTCGCCCGCGCAAAGTCCAGCCACGAGCGGCTGAACGCCTTTATCGAGATCGAGGAAGGCCCCGTGCTCGAGGCAGCCCGTGCCGCCGATGTTGCGCTTGCCGCCGGCCGGACGGTAGGGCCGCTGCATGGTGTGCCACTCGCCCACAAGGATATGTATGACCGCGCCGGCTTCGTGACCGGTTGCGGCTCGAAGATCCGCAAGGGTCATGTGGCGACCTCGACGTCCACAGTCATGCAGCGTCTGCAAGCAGCGGGTGCGCTCTCCATCGGCCGGCTCAACATGAGCGAATTCGCCATGGGACCGACGGGGCACAATTTTCACCACGGCAGGGCGCTGAACCCGATCGATGCTGCGCGGATCACCGGCGGCTCTTCCTCCGGGTCCGGATCTGCCGTTGGCGGCGGGGTGGTGCTGGCGGCTCTCGGCTCAGACACGGGCGGCTCCATCCGTCTGCCGGCCGCCTGTTGTGGCACGGTCGGGATCAAGCCGACACAGGGACGCGTCAGCCGTCATGGGGCGATGCCGCTGTCATTCTCGCAGGATTGCGTCGGCCCTCTGGCGCGCTCCGTCGCAGACGCCTACCTGCTGTTGCAGCTGATCGCCGGCCCGGACGGACACGACACGACCTGCATGGATGCAGACAAGCCCGGTGCGCTGCTTTCCGACCTGTCATCGCTGCGGATCGGAATTGCCGGCGGTCCGTTTGCCGACGGACTGGAAAGCGACGTTGCAGGCGGGATGGAGACGGCAATCAGGGCTTTGTCGCCAGATGTAGCCGGCATCGCTGCTGCACCCCTGCCCGATCTCTCCGCCATCGCTGAACTCGCCAATGCAGTGGCCATGGCAGAAGCGGGTACGGTGCATTTCGACTGGATGCGCGAGCGTCCGGAAGATTACGGCCCGCAGATCCGCATGCGACTTTCGCAGTCGCTGGCGATCCCGGCGCCGATCTATCTGCGTGCCCTGCAGATGAGGTCGGTGATGCTGAGAGAGTTTCTCGAGACAACCTTTGCCGGCATCGATGTCCTGATTGCGCCGACAATGCCGTTCATTCCACCGCTGTCCAGCGAGGTTGACGTCGGGACGAGCCCGACGATGAACGCTGTCGTCAGCGCGATGACCGCGTTCACGAGACCGTTCAGCTATCTCGGCCTGCCGGTGGTCACCGTGCCGGTTTCGATGTCCGCTGGCGGGCTACCCATTGCGCTGCAGATCGTCGCGCGTCCATGGCGCGAGGATCTGGCCGCCAGCGTCGCCCTGAGGCTCGAACGAGCAGTTGGCCTGACGGCCTTCACCGACCCATCGCTTGCGCGGCCGGCCGCCTGA
- a CDS encoding ABC transporter permease → MTTLDMPTTKTSMPARSRFTIKTEGERFALVGAWLLLIVIFGTLMPDSFLSWRSFSTLFGSQAVLVVLTLAIIIPLTSGDFDLSGASTLTMSTMLIAVLNVKFGWPIVPVIVIALVSGIVIGAVNAFFVLYFRIHSLIVTLGVGTFVNGLILWVSNSQTISGVSMGLVKWVIINRLFGIPLAFFYALILAVILWYALEFTIAGRKLLFVGRGREVSRLNGINVDRVRATSFVLSGLISAFAGMLYAGMTGSADPLSGLNLLLPAFAAAFLGATTISPGRFNAFGAVISVYFLVTGITGLTMLGADAYVQNLFYGGALVIAVSLSQLVRNRQPQDFS, encoded by the coding sequence ATGACGACGCTGGATATGCCGACGACCAAGACCTCGATGCCGGCAAGGAGCCGCTTCACGATAAAAACCGAGGGCGAGCGCTTCGCCCTTGTGGGCGCATGGTTGCTGCTCATCGTGATTTTCGGAACGCTGATGCCGGATTCGTTCCTGAGCTGGCGAAGCTTCTCCACCCTGTTCGGCTCACAGGCCGTGCTCGTGGTGCTGACGCTTGCCATCATCATTCCGCTGACATCGGGCGATTTCGACCTGTCTGGGGCCTCGACCCTGACGATGAGCACCATGCTGATCGCCGTGCTCAACGTCAAATTCGGCTGGCCGATCGTCCCCGTGATCGTCATCGCGCTGGTGAGCGGTATCGTCATCGGCGCGGTCAATGCATTCTTCGTCCTCTATTTCCGCATCCATTCGCTGATCGTCACGCTCGGTGTCGGTACGTTCGTGAACGGGCTGATCCTCTGGGTCAGCAATTCGCAGACGATATCAGGCGTCTCCATGGGCCTGGTCAAATGGGTCATCATCAACCGGCTGTTCGGCATTCCCCTCGCCTTCTTCTATGCCCTGATCCTCGCCGTCATCCTTTGGTACGCGCTGGAATTCACCATTGCCGGCCGCAAGCTGCTGTTCGTCGGCCGCGGGCGCGAAGTGTCCCGGCTGAACGGCATCAATGTCGACAGGGTGCGCGCCACCTCCTTCGTGCTCTCCGGGCTGATCTCCGCCTTTGCCGGCATGCTCTATGCCGGCATGACGGGATCAGCCGATCCGCTGTCCGGCCTCAACCTTCTGCTTCCGGCGTTCGCCGCAGCATTCCTCGGCGCAACGACAATCTCGCCCGGCCGCTTCAATGCCTTCGGCGCGGTGATCAGCGTTTATTTCCTCGTGACCGGCATCACCGGCCTGACCATGCTCGGGGCGGATGCCTATGTGCAGAACCTGTTCTACGGAGGCGCCCTGGTCATCGCCGTGTCGCTCAGCCAGCTCGTGCGCAATCGCCAGCCACAGGATTTCAGCTGA